The Phoenix dactylifera cultivar Barhee BC4 chromosome 15, palm_55x_up_171113_PBpolish2nd_filt_p, whole genome shotgun sequence genome contains a region encoding:
- the LOC113462247 gene encoding NAC domain-containing protein 2-like codes for MNFELPPGFRFHPTDEELIIYYLHNHAMSRPCPASIIPEVNICKFDPWELPGKSYLREGEWYFFSPRDRKYPNGGRPNRATASGFWKATGTDKAIHSNSKHVGVKKALVFYRGRPPKGSKTEWIMHEYRLGQPSNGVFKPTRVDEWVLCRIHQKKQSMRIRDDGQEDCFVEETPHMKIISNLEENMPKFPRSFSLARLIEPDCSLDAQLFDELPNGPINGLFDTRWYDWTADTVKFQSADAAKPVGSQESSAQEHSLCRSNLPALRY; via the exons atgaatttTGAGCTTCCCCCCGGTTTTAGGTTCCATCCAACGGATGAGGAGCTCATCATCTACTACCTTCATAACCATGCGATGTCGAGGCCGTGCCCGGCCTCGATCATTCCAGAGGTTAACATATGCAAGTTCGACCCGTGGGAATTACCAG GGAAGTCATACTTACGCGAGGGGGAATGGTATTTCTTCAGTCCGCGTGACCGTAAATACCCGAATGGCGGACGGCCTAACCGCGCCACCGCATCGGGGTTTTGGAAGGCCACAGGCACGGATAAGGCCATCCATAGCAACTCCAAGCACGTAGGGGTGAAGAAGGCCCTCGTGTTCTATCGAGGCAGGCCACCTAAAGGGTCCAAGACTGAGTGGATCATGCATGAGTACCGGCTGGGCCAACCAAGTAATGGAGTTTTCAAGCCTACGAGA GTTGATGAATGGGTGCTATGTAGGATCCATCAAAAGAAGCAGTCAATGAGGATTAGAGATGATGGGCAGGAAGATTGTTTTGTCGAGGAGACACCGCATATGAAAATAATAAGTAATTTGGAGGAGAACATGCCAAAATTTCCGAGATCATTCTCTCTGGCTCGTCTCATAGAGCCAGATTGCAGCCTAGATGCTCAACTGTTTGATGAGTTGCCAAATGGCCCGATCAACGGGCTTTTCGACACCCGTTGGTATGATTGGACTGCTGACACGGTTAAATTTCAATCGGCCGATGCGGCGAAACCTGTAGGAAGTCAAGAGTCTTCTGCTCAAGAACACAGTCTCTGTCGGTCCAATCTTCCAGCATTAAGATATTAA